In the Chitinivibrionales bacterium genome, one interval contains:
- a CDS encoding pyruvate carboxylase (biotin-containing enzyme that catalyzes a two step carboxylation of pyruvate to oxaloacetate), with protein sequence QVFKDFARHVVAHVDTSMLSTPTFLYGLQPGEEIAVDIEKGKTLIIKFLSVGEPHEDGARLVTFELNGHPRSVTITDRSLAGNFPTAVKADPANPDHIGATMPGMVVKVHVEEGTEVSKGHKLLVLEAMKMETTIYAEKAGKVGQVLVKPGNQVETGDLLLSIG encoded by the coding sequence CCAGGTGTTCAAGGATTTCGCCAGGCACGTGGTCGCCCATGTCGACACCAGTATGCTGTCAACCCCGACCTTCCTCTACGGCCTGCAGCCGGGCGAGGAAATCGCAGTCGACATCGAGAAGGGCAAAACCCTGATTATCAAATTCCTCTCGGTAGGCGAACCCCACGAGGACGGCGCCCGGCTGGTGACATTCGAACTCAACGGCCACCCGAGAAGCGTCACCATCACCGACCGCTCACTCGCCGGCAATTTTCCCACCGCAGTCAAGGCCGACCCGGCAAATCCCGACCATATCGGCGCCACGATGCCCGGTATGGTGGTCAAAGTCCACGTCGAAGAAGGCACCGAGGTCTCCAAGGGACATAAACTCCTGGTGCTCGAAGCAATGAAAATGGAAACCACGATCTACGCGGAGAAGGCAGGGAAAGTGGGTCAGGTGCTGGTCAAGCCCGGGAACCAGGTGGAAACCGGAGACCTGTTGCTCTCAATAGGCTAA
- the metH gene encoding methionine synthase, with translation MPMKNPNDIPLLIFDGACGTTIQTMHLPKSAWETHEGCNEFLNLSAPDAIVEMHRRFLDAGATVIETNSFGANSIVLSEYNLQDKTEAINKAAARNAQEARKEFPKAFIAGSIGPTTKLPTLGQIPVETLADSFRVQIRSLMETGVDLLIIETVQDLLQLKTALITAHEVFHDLNHEVPIMASITVERTGTMLIGTEVAAVAATLEPFDLFSLGLNCATGPDLMASHLHLLSNTMQCRISCIPNAGIPETKGDQVIYPLQPQPFADYLKEYIEEYGVSIVGGCCGTTPDHIRALAQTVNNVVPGKRKPESKPAVSSGFVAAEIQQDIPPFLIGERTNVNGSKKFRELILADDFDGALAIGLQQQENGAHAVDLCTAYAGRDEQKDLTTMVKLFAQSVKAPLVVDSTQAECIESSLKNYPGRCIVNSINLEDGGKNLEKVCTLVKKYGAAVIALTINEKGMAMTIEDKVETAKAIYRLAVEKHGLRPEDLLFDVLTFTIGSGDTTLQDAAYNTIEAIRKVKEKLPGVSTSLGVSNISFGLLRQSRKFLNSVFLHEAIEAGLDAAIIDPAKVIPLARMDEEDRRVCMDLIYNRKSDEVPSPLEQFINHFSEAAQDESEEKDSGKEVIPEVALADKIMKGDKNGIEDLLSILMGRMTPVSIVNTHLVPAMRRVGEMFGRGEMLLPFVLKSAETMKACVKYLEPFMESTEQESSVKVLLATVQGDVHDIGKNLVDIILSNNGYKVFNIGTKVPAEVIIEKAKEHDVDVIGLSGLLVKSALVMRDNMEQFQEAGLTAPILLGGAALTKKFVAESCVPNYTAPVVYCSDAFAGLTALQQIEEGTLKPTTVEVASESKKMKPGAKNEHIRRDVKIPSPPFRGTKVIADINTETLLEYINTQALFRGRWGYRRGSMSAEEYKKMIEEKVAPLYESLRKRLIDEKLARPAVSYGYFNCNSKGDSLEIQSNGKNYELTFPRQADPPHLCIADYFKPAGEGTDVVGFFVVTMGPAISEATKELYESDQYHDYLMLHALSVELTDALAEYWHEVMRTEMGINTQKPNDILGYAVQDYQGSRYGFGYPSCPDLEAHKVVFELLEPENIGVELTENMEMVPEQSTSALVAHHPQAKYFAV, from the coding sequence ATGCCTATGAAAAATCCGAACGACATCCCGCTGTTGATTTTCGACGGCGCCTGTGGAACGACAATCCAGACCATGCACCTTCCCAAATCGGCATGGGAAACCCATGAAGGGTGCAATGAATTCCTCAATCTTTCGGCACCCGATGCAATCGTTGAGATGCACCGCCGGTTCCTCGACGCCGGGGCAACCGTAATCGAAACCAATTCTTTCGGCGCCAACTCGATTGTGCTCAGTGAATACAACCTCCAGGATAAAACAGAAGCGATCAACAAAGCCGCGGCACGCAATGCTCAGGAGGCTCGGAAAGAATTCCCCAAGGCGTTCATCGCCGGATCGATCGGACCGACAACCAAGCTCCCGACCCTTGGGCAAATTCCGGTTGAAACCCTGGCCGATTCGTTCAGAGTCCAGATACGATCCCTGATGGAGACCGGGGTCGATCTCCTCATCATCGAAACAGTGCAGGACCTGCTGCAATTAAAAACCGCGCTCATTACCGCTCACGAGGTCTTTCATGACCTCAATCATGAAGTACCCATCATGGCATCCATAACCGTGGAACGGACCGGTACCATGCTGATCGGCACCGAAGTTGCCGCCGTTGCAGCCACCCTCGAACCGTTCGACCTTTTTTCTCTGGGCTTGAACTGCGCCACCGGTCCCGATCTTATGGCATCTCATCTCCACCTGCTCAGCAACACCATGCAATGCCGGATCTCCTGCATTCCCAATGCGGGAATTCCCGAAACAAAGGGCGACCAGGTGATCTATCCCCTCCAGCCTCAGCCTTTTGCCGATTACCTTAAAGAGTATATCGAAGAATACGGGGTGAGTATTGTGGGCGGATGCTGCGGGACTACTCCCGATCATATCAGGGCGCTGGCGCAGACAGTCAACAACGTGGTCCCGGGAAAGCGAAAACCCGAAAGTAAACCCGCAGTCAGCAGTGGCTTTGTTGCTGCTGAAATTCAACAGGATATCCCCCCCTTCCTTATTGGAGAACGAACCAACGTCAACGGGTCCAAAAAGTTCCGGGAGCTGATTCTTGCCGATGATTTTGACGGTGCTCTTGCGATCGGTCTGCAGCAGCAGGAAAACGGCGCTCATGCGGTCGATCTCTGCACCGCCTATGCGGGACGGGATGAACAGAAGGACCTGACCACCATGGTAAAACTCTTCGCCCAGTCGGTGAAAGCACCGCTGGTTGTGGATTCCACCCAGGCTGAATGTATCGAATCCTCCCTGAAAAACTACCCCGGCCGCTGTATTGTCAATTCGATCAATCTGGAAGACGGTGGTAAAAACCTCGAAAAAGTCTGCACGCTGGTAAAAAAATACGGCGCAGCGGTCATTGCCCTCACGATCAATGAAAAGGGCATGGCAATGACTATTGAAGACAAAGTCGAGACAGCCAAAGCGATATACCGTCTTGCGGTGGAAAAGCACGGGCTCCGCCCCGAAGACCTGCTTTTTGATGTTCTCACCTTTACCATCGGCTCGGGTGACACAACCCTGCAAGACGCTGCCTATAACACCATTGAAGCGATCAGAAAAGTCAAAGAGAAATTGCCCGGCGTCTCCACCAGCCTGGGTGTCAGTAATATTTCATTTGGTCTTCTGCGTCAATCACGGAAATTTCTCAACTCGGTATTCCTTCATGAAGCAATAGAAGCCGGACTCGATGCGGCGATTATCGATCCCGCAAAAGTTATTCCCCTGGCCCGAATGGATGAAGAGGACCGCAGGGTCTGTATGGATCTCATTTACAACAGAAAAAGCGACGAAGTACCGTCACCGCTGGAACAGTTTATCAATCATTTCAGCGAAGCGGCTCAGGATGAAAGTGAAGAGAAAGACTCCGGTAAAGAGGTTATTCCCGAAGTAGCGCTTGCCGATAAAATTATGAAAGGCGATAAAAACGGCATCGAAGACCTCCTTTCAATTCTTATGGGACGGATGACACCTGTTTCCATTGTCAATACTCATCTTGTACCCGCCATGCGTCGCGTGGGAGAAATGTTCGGACGGGGTGAAATGCTCCTCCCCTTTGTACTCAAATCCGCGGAGACAATGAAAGCATGTGTGAAATACCTTGAGCCTTTTATGGAGAGTACAGAGCAGGAATCAAGCGTAAAAGTCCTTCTTGCCACAGTGCAGGGCGATGTGCACGATATCGGTAAGAACCTGGTCGATATAATCCTTTCCAATAACGGCTATAAGGTTTTCAATATCGGCACCAAGGTTCCGGCCGAGGTGATTATTGAAAAGGCAAAGGAGCATGACGTCGATGTTATCGGCCTGAGCGGCCTTCTGGTCAAATCGGCCCTGGTCATGCGAGACAACATGGAACAGTTTCAGGAAGCCGGTCTGACTGCCCCCATTCTTTTAGGAGGTGCGGCGCTTACAAAGAAATTCGTGGCCGAATCCTGCGTTCCAAACTACACCGCACCGGTGGTGTACTGTTCCGATGCCTTTGCCGGATTGACTGCGCTCCAGCAGATTGAAGAAGGAACGCTCAAACCAACCACAGTGGAAGTCGCCTCCGAATCTAAAAAGATGAAACCCGGGGCAAAAAATGAACACATTCGTCGTGACGTAAAGATCCCTTCCCCGCCCTTTCGTGGGACAAAAGTGATCGCCGATATCAATACCGAGACGCTGCTGGAGTATATCAATACCCAGGCCCTTTTCAGAGGACGGTGGGGGTATCGACGAGGTTCCATGTCGGCTGAAGAGTATAAAAAAATGATCGAGGAGAAAGTTGCCCCTCTCTATGAATCGCTCAGGAAACGGCTTATCGATGAAAAACTGGCCCGGCCTGCTGTTTCTTACGGCTATTTCAATTGCAATTCAAAGGGTGATTCACTCGAGATACAATCGAACGGCAAAAACTATGAACTCACCTTTCCCCGTCAGGCCGATCCGCCACACCTGTGTATCGCCGATTATTTTAAGCCGGCCGGAGAGGGAACCGATGTTGTAGGCTTCTTTGTGGTAACCATGGGACCGGCAATCTCCGAGGCCACCAAAGAACTCTATGAATCCGATCAGTACCACGACTACCTTATGCTCCATGCCTTAAGCGTGGAGCTTACCGATGCCCTTGCCGAATACTGGCATGAGGTGATGCGTACCGAAATGGGAATCAATACGCAAAAACCGAACGATATTCTCGGCTATGCTGTCCAGGATTATCAGGGATCTCGATACGGATTCGGCTATCCTTCATGCCCCGATCTCGAAGCACACAAGGTTGTGTTCGAACTTCTGGAGCCGGAAAATATTGGAGTAGAATTAACCGAAAACATGGAGATGGTACCCGAGCAGTCAACCTCTGCGTTAGTGGCCCATCATCCGCAAGCCAAATATTTTGCAGTATGA
- a CDS encoding rubredoxin, whose protein sequence is MKRYICTQCGYIYDPAKGDPMNSIPPGTSFEDLPEDWVCPMCYSGKNAFDMLD, encoded by the coding sequence ATGAAACGATATATCTGTACACAATGCGGTTATATTTATGATCCCGCCAAAGGCGATCCGATGAATAGTATCCCCCCGGGAACTTCCTTTGAAGACCTTCCGGAGGACTGGGTCTGCCCGATGTGTTATTCCGGCAAAAATGCATTCGACATGCTCGATTAA
- a CDS encoding bifunctional homocysteine S-methyltransferase/methylenetetrahydrofolate reductase — MKNIIDRMKEKPLLFDGATGTMLYQRGVFINTCYDELCLTKKDIVKSIHEEYVAAGAEVIETNSFGANRIKLGSFGLVENVDAINRAAASCARKAAGDTVYVAGSVGPCTKAPEAFPASKYEAVKEAFKEQIESLTRAGVDCILFETFSKEDELRLAIEAAAEISIPIIASFTVGTNKKTAFGTPMIAMVSMLQENKHVDAIGINCGTGPAEALSALEQIVKQTDKPVVVMPNAGYPREVDGRLLYLTNPEYFSEYAKRFIQVGARGIGGCCGTTPGHIAAMTRTVKNIDGIKTYATVKKAVEPAPDIEIIPPKNKSRLAARLLAGKKVTSVELLPPRSIDMSTMIEKSRACARAGVDAINIPDGPRASLRISPMIAAMTIAKEAGIEPVLHYCCRDRNLIGMQADILGGYAAGVANFLIITGDPPKLGAYPDATGVFDVDSIGLTQAVTNLNRGIDIGGSSVTPPTGIFIGVGANPCSLDMEREIERYHLKIKAGAEFAITQPVFDIDALNQFLDRVNKFEKKIPIIAGIWPLISYRNAEFMNNEVPGVVVPEPILDRMRACTKKEEGIEEGITICRELIDRIKDRVDGFQVSAPFGKVEIALRVLESIL; from the coding sequence ATGAAAAATATCATCGACAGAATGAAAGAGAAACCTCTTCTGTTCGACGGTGCGACTGGGACTATGTTGTATCAACGGGGCGTGTTTATCAATACCTGTTATGATGAGTTATGCCTGACAAAAAAAGACATTGTAAAAAGCATTCATGAAGAATACGTTGCGGCCGGGGCGGAGGTCATCGAAACCAATTCATTCGGGGCAAATCGAATAAAGCTCGGAAGTTTCGGACTTGTCGAGAATGTCGATGCGATCAATCGCGCTGCAGCATCCTGTGCCCGTAAAGCAGCAGGAGACACGGTTTATGTAGCCGGGTCGGTTGGTCCCTGTACCAAGGCACCCGAGGCATTTCCCGCTTCTAAATATGAAGCGGTCAAAGAGGCATTCAAAGAACAGATCGAAAGCCTTACAAGAGCCGGAGTCGACTGCATTCTTTTTGAAACCTTTTCAAAGGAAGATGAGCTGAGACTGGCGATTGAAGCAGCCGCCGAAATTTCGATTCCCATCATCGCCTCCTTTACGGTAGGAACAAACAAAAAGACGGCATTCGGGACGCCGATGATTGCCATGGTCTCGATGCTTCAGGAAAACAAACACGTGGATGCAATTGGAATCAATTGCGGTACCGGTCCTGCTGAAGCCCTTTCGGCACTTGAGCAGATTGTGAAACAGACCGACAAACCGGTTGTTGTCATGCCGAATGCGGGATACCCTCGTGAAGTTGACGGTCGTTTACTGTATCTGACTAATCCCGAGTATTTTTCCGAATATGCCAAGCGTTTCATCCAGGTCGGTGCCAGGGGAATCGGCGGCTGCTGTGGGACAACTCCCGGGCATATTGCAGCGATGACCCGCACAGTGAAAAATATCGACGGGATTAAGACCTATGCTACAGTAAAGAAGGCAGTAGAGCCGGCACCTGATATCGAAATAATACCGCCGAAAAATAAATCCCGTCTTGCGGCACGATTACTCGCAGGCAAAAAAGTAACATCGGTTGAGTTACTCCCCCCCCGTTCAATCGATATGTCAACCATGATCGAAAAGTCCCGTGCTTGCGCCCGCGCTGGTGTGGATGCCATCAATATCCCCGACGGACCCCGGGCAAGTTTGCGCATCTCCCCTATGATCGCTGCAATGACCATCGCCAAAGAAGCCGGTATCGAACCGGTACTCCATTACTGCTGCCGCGACAGAAATCTCATCGGCATGCAGGCCGATATTTTAGGCGGATACGCAGCCGGGGTTGCCAATTTCCTGATTATCACCGGTGATCCACCCAAGCTGGGAGCCTATCCCGATGCAACAGGTGTCTTTGATGTCGATTCTATCGGCCTCACCCAGGCTGTCACAAATTTAAACCGGGGTATCGATATCGGCGGTAGTTCTGTTACCCCACCCACCGGTATCTTTATTGGCGTAGGCGCCAACCCCTGTTCACTCGATATGGAACGGGAAATCGAACGGTATCATCTCAAAATCAAAGCTGGAGCCGAGTTTGCAATTACTCAGCCGGTGTTTGATATTGATGCTCTCAACCAGTTCCTTGACAGGGTAAACAAATTCGAAAAGAAAATCCCGATCATTGCAGGAATATGGCCGCTGATAAGCTATCGTAACGCCGAATTTATGAACAATGAAGTTCCTGGTGTTGTTGTTCCCGAACCGATTTTAGACCGTATGCGCGCATGTACGAAAAAGGAAGAGGGAATCGAGGAAGGAATCACTATCTGCCGTGAGTTGATCGACCGGATAAAAGATCGGGTAGACGGCTTTCAGGTAAGCGCACCCTTTGGTAAAGTAGAAATTGCGCTCCGGGTCCTCGAGAGCATTCTGTAA
- the larE gene encoding ATP-dependent sacrificial sulfur transferase LarE codes for MNTDKFEQLKKIISSYSSAVVAFSGGVDSTFLAKVAGDVLGDNILLITATSSTYPHFELEESKALARNLGLQQRIIVSEELDIPGFTNNPPDRCYYCKGELFDVIGHIAKAEGYEVVFDGSNADDVHDFRPGRKALAERGVKSPLCDAGLSKDDIRTLSRSLGLATADKPSYACLASRFPYGETITKKKLERVGKAEEEIRALGFTQFRVRSHENLARIEIAASDMDKAWSLREKIDSLCRDAGFVYAAIDCRGYRTGSMNEVLK; via the coding sequence ATGAACACAGATAAGTTTGAGCAGTTAAAGAAGATAATATCCTCTTACAGTAGTGCGGTAGTAGCTTTTTCCGGGGGCGTTGACAGTACCTTTCTGGCAAAGGTGGCCGGTGATGTCCTTGGTGACAATATTCTACTGATTACCGCAACATCGTCGACCTATCCCCATTTTGAGCTGGAAGAATCCAAGGCCCTTGCCCGGAACCTGGGTCTGCAACAGCGCATCATTGTTTCCGAAGAGCTCGACATACCGGGATTTACCAACAATCCTCCCGACCGCTGCTATTACTGCAAGGGGGAGCTTTTCGATGTTATCGGGCATATAGCAAAGGCAGAGGGATATGAGGTAGTTTTTGACGGCAGTAATGCCGATGATGTTCATGATTTTCGTCCGGGGAGAAAGGCTTTAGCCGAAAGAGGCGTCAAATCTCCCCTTTGCGACGCTGGTTTGTCAAAGGATGATATTCGCACTTTATCCCGCAGCCTGGGACTGGCAACCGCCGATAAGCCGTCCTATGCATGCCTGGCTTCCCGCTTTCCCTATGGAGAAACAATCACGAAAAAGAAATTGGAAAGGGTCGGGAAGGCAGAAGAGGAAATTCGCGCGCTGGGGTTTACCCAGTTCAGGGTGCGGAGTCATGAGAATCTCGCGCGAATAGAAATTGCAGCTTCCGACATGGATAAAGCCTGGTCACTGAGAGAAAAAATCGACAGCCTATGTCGGGATGCGGGATTTGTTTATGCTGCAATCGATTGCAGAGGATATCGGACCGGGTCTATGAACGAAGTTCTTAAATAG
- a CDS encoding ferritin, whose amino-acid sequence MLSDKMVEALNGQINNEMYSAYLYMAMSAHSTDQGLKGFGNWFMVQYHEEMLHAMKLYEYIQRQGGSAKLQAIKEPPSSWKSPMDMFQATLKHEQFITRCFNDLIELAIQEKDHATQIFLQWYVTEQVEEEENDNDIIGMLKVAGDNAQALMMIDRDLAARITTVPTDFSKGIESAMKGA is encoded by the coding sequence ATGTTGAGTGATAAAATGGTAGAGGCGTTGAATGGTCAGATCAATAATGAGATGTACTCTGCCTATTTGTATATGGCGATGTCTGCTCATTCCACCGATCAGGGGCTCAAGGGTTTTGGCAACTGGTTTATGGTGCAGTATCACGAGGAGATGCTTCATGCGATGAAACTGTATGAATACATCCAGCGCCAGGGAGGAAGCGCCAAGCTTCAGGCGATCAAAGAACCGCCGTCAAGTTGGAAATCCCCGATGGACATGTTTCAGGCCACCTTGAAGCACGAGCAGTTCATTACCCGGTGTTTTAACGATCTGATTGAGCTTGCTATACAGGAGAAAGACCATGCCACACAGATTTTTCTGCAATGGTATGTTACGGAGCAGGTTGAAGAAGAGGAAAATGATAATGACATCATCGGTATGCTGAAGGTAGCGGGTGATAATGCTCAGGCGCTCATGATGATCGACCGGGACCTTGCTGCGCGTATTACCACTGTTCCCACCGATTTCAGTAAGGGCATCGAATCGGCAATGAAAGGCGCTTAA